The following coding sequences lie in one Mercenaria mercenaria strain notata chromosome 5, MADL_Memer_1, whole genome shotgun sequence genomic window:
- the LOC123556675 gene encoding uncharacterized protein LOC123556675 isoform X4: MSRRSTADYVKVLQAVGRMLKGQCVGEGFVVDYEQALWKAVRYVFEGADIRGCAFHWGQAVWKHVVNLGLSTQYTQDVGTYCYIRKLLRLPFLPPEHIQPTFYALCDLNSADHLKPLLKYIHHTWLQSSTWPVTSWSVYGQSVRNNNDVEGWHRKISGRAGPSPAFHLLVHVLHQESRQMANLVQLVSEMKLRRIHRKSTRAVQAKVFELWDRYTNENLSTTRLLKEMSLVYRHPITS; this comes from the exons ATGTCAAGAAGATCAACAGCTGACTACGTCAAGGTTCTTCAG GCTGTGGGTCGAATGTTGAAAGGCCAGTGCGTTGGCGAGGGATTCGTGGTGGATTATGAACAGGCTTTATGGAAGGCAGTGCGTTACGTCTTTGAGGGGGCCGACATCCGTGGTTGCGCGTTCCACTGGGGACAGGCAGTTTGGAAACATGTGGTG AATCTAGGCCTTTCCACACAATACACGCAGGACGTAGGCACATACTGCTACATCCGAAAACTGTTACGCTTACCGTTCCTCCCACCAGAGCATATCCAACCAACGTTCTACGCCCTGTGTGATCTCAACTCAGCAGACCACCTGAAGCCGTTACTGAAGTACATCCATCACACTTGGCTACAGTCATCCACATGGCCTGTCACATCATGGTCCGTGTACGGCCAGTCTGTACGAAACAACAATGATGTTGAAG gCTGGCACAGGAAGATCAGTGGACGTGCAGGCCCCTCACCAGCCTTCCACCTCCTTGTCCATGTTTTGCACCAAGAAAGCAGACAGATGGCGAATCTGGTCCAGCTGGTGTCCGAAATGAAGCTGAGACGTATACACAGAAAGTCAACACGAGCTGTCCAAGCCAAGGTGTTTGAGTTGTGGGATag GTACACGAACGAGAATCTTTCGACGACTAGACTTCTGAAAGAAATGTCTTTAGTGTACAGACACCCGATAACAAGCTAA